The Nocardioides sp. S-1144 genome includes a region encoding these proteins:
- a CDS encoding vWA domain-containing protein: protein MESLVDVMRVVVEPAVRAVLTDRELTSMHLTRDQLGGYSLSLVAVGETFQDWVVQDGVPHLTLADWRERLRSNLVDFVAESGFGWGQDREHGPLG from the coding sequence GTGGAGTCGCTCGTGGACGTGATGCGTGTCGTCGTCGAGCCCGCCGTCCGGGCCGTCCTCACCGACCGGGAGCTCACGTCGATGCACCTCACCCGCGACCAGCTCGGCGGTTACTCGTTGAGCCTGGTGGCCGTGGGGGAGACGTTCCAGGACTGGGTCGTCCAGGACGGCGTGCCCCACCTGACGCTCGCCGACTGGCGCGAGCGGCTGCGCTCGAACCTCGTCGACTTCGTCGCCGAGAGTGGTTTCGGGTGGGGTCAGGACCGCGAGCACGGGCCACTGGGCTGA
- the nhaA gene encoding Na+/H+ antiporter NhaA, which translates to MSTPPPSSPRSPRLFARGSFLEHSRTAEVLRAETTGGLLLIAGAALAIVWANTPWSGTYEDLRDLTVGPSSLHLDLSLGTWAADGLLAIFFFVVGLELKREFVAGDLRDPRRAALPVAAALGGMAAPALIFVLWNLGPDGALTGWAIPTATDIAFAVAVLAVISTHLPSGLRTFLLTLAVVDDLLAITIIAIFYTDELRLGYLALALVPIGLFALLVQRRIRSGWLLIPLALVAWALVHESGVHATVAGVLLGFTVPVMRSRAAGGPDAGPGLAEHLEHLVRPISAGIAVPVFAFFAAGVTVGGLSGLAESLQDPVALGIATGLLVGKTVGIAGSTWLLSTFTRADLDDDLTWLDVIGISMLAGIGFTVSLLIGELAFGTGSERDDHVKVGVLLGSLAAALLASALLRARNRVYRRLHDAESLDADGDGVPDVFQTDRDER; encoded by the coding sequence GTGTCCACGCCACCGCCCTCGTCACCCCGCTCGCCGCGTCTCTTCGCGCGCGGCTCGTTCCTCGAGCACTCCCGCACCGCGGAGGTCCTGCGCGCCGAGACGACCGGGGGGCTGCTGCTGATCGCCGGCGCCGCCCTCGCCATCGTCTGGGCCAACACCCCGTGGAGCGGGACCTACGAGGACCTCCGCGACCTGACCGTCGGACCGTCGTCGCTGCACCTGGACCTCTCGCTGGGGACCTGGGCCGCCGACGGGCTGCTCGCCATCTTCTTCTTCGTGGTCGGCCTGGAGCTCAAGCGCGAGTTCGTCGCCGGTGACCTCCGCGACCCCCGCCGCGCCGCGCTGCCCGTGGCGGCGGCCCTGGGCGGGATGGCCGCGCCCGCGCTGATCTTCGTGCTCTGGAACCTCGGGCCCGACGGAGCCCTCACCGGGTGGGCGATCCCGACCGCCACCGACATCGCCTTCGCTGTAGCCGTCCTGGCCGTGATCAGCACCCACCTCCCCAGCGGCCTGCGGACCTTCCTGCTCACGCTCGCCGTCGTCGACGACCTCCTGGCGATCACGATCATCGCGATCTTCTACACCGACGAGCTGCGGCTGGGCTATCTGGCGCTCGCGCTGGTGCCCATCGGCCTCTTCGCGCTCCTCGTCCAGCGACGGATCCGCTCCGGGTGGCTCCTGATCCCGCTGGCCCTGGTCGCCTGGGCGCTGGTGCACGAGTCCGGCGTCCACGCCACGGTGGCCGGCGTGCTGCTCGGGTTCACCGTCCCGGTGATGCGGAGCAGGGCCGCGGGTGGACCCGACGCCGGGCCCGGACTCGCCGAGCACCTCGAGCACCTCGTCCGCCCGATCAGTGCCGGGATCGCCGTCCCCGTCTTTGCCTTCTTCGCCGCCGGCGTCACCGTCGGCGGCCTCAGCGGCCTGGCCGAGTCGCTGCAGGACCCCGTCGCCCTCGGCATCGCCACCGGGCTGCTGGTCGGCAAGACCGTGGGCATCGCCGGCTCCACCTGGCTGTTGTCCACCTTCACCCGGGCCGACCTCGACGACGACCTCACCTGGCTCGACGTCATCGGGATCTCGATGCTCGCCGGCATCGGCTTCACGGTCTCCCTGCTCATCGGCGAGCTGGCCTTCGGGACCGGGAGCGAGCGCGACGACCACGTGAAGGTCGGCGTGCTGCTCGGGTCGCTGGCCGCCGCGCTGCTCGCCTCGGCGCTGCTCCGGGCGCGCAACCGCGTCTACCGGCGTCTCCACGACGCCGAGTCCCTCGACGCGGACGGCGACGGCGTCCCCGACGTCTTCCAGACCGACCGCGACGAACGATAG
- a CDS encoding bleomycin resistance protein, which translates to MRLTTTVPALPVRDVVRAVEAYERTLGFHAAHLDPGGFAIVVRDDAELHLWQAADDGWRQRTPGELAESPVRSGAEDFLAGTASCRIACSDVDALHAELAPTGALHPTDAGRPAATSHGTREVAVLDLDGNLLTFVEAVVGGP; encoded by the coding sequence GTGCGGCTCACGACCACGGTCCCGGCCCTGCCGGTGCGCGACGTCGTCCGCGCCGTCGAGGCGTACGAGCGCACGCTCGGCTTCCACGCCGCGCACCTCGACCCGGGCGGCTTCGCGATCGTCGTCCGCGACGACGCCGAGCTGCACCTGTGGCAGGCCGCCGACGACGGGTGGCGGCAGCGCACCCCCGGCGAGTTGGCCGAGTCCCCCGTCCGCTCGGGGGCCGAGGACTTCCTGGCCGGCACCGCGAGCTGCCGGATCGCCTGCTCCGACGTCGACGCGCTGCACGCCGAGCTCGCCCCGACCGGGGCGCTCCACCCGACCGACGCCGGTCGACCGGCCGCCACGTCGCACGGCACCCGCGAGGTCGCCGTCCTCGACCTGGACGGCAACCTGCTCACGTTCGTCGAGGCGGTGGTGGGCGGCCCCTGA
- a CDS encoding PIG-L deacetylase family protein — protein MDPEPLEPLDETWERALCVVAHPDDMEFGAAAAVARWTGQGKSVGYCMVTSGEAGIDALAPQECRAVREAEQVESARIVGVDHVEFLGLPDGVLEYGVALRAAIARSVRAFRPDVVVTGNFRDTWGGRNLNQADHIAVGRAVLDAVRDAGNRWVFADQLGDQVGDQAGATGLEPWGGVREVWAFGSPQSTHGVDTTDTFDAGVASLEAHGAYIEGLGWEHFDAREFLEGMGRQTGQRLGVGFGAPFEVFPMGWGE, from the coding sequence ATGGACCCCGAGCCGCTCGAGCCGCTGGACGAGACCTGGGAGCGGGCGCTGTGCGTCGTCGCCCACCCCGACGACATGGAGTTCGGCGCCGCCGCGGCGGTCGCCCGCTGGACCGGGCAGGGCAAGAGCGTCGGGTACTGCATGGTCACCAGCGGCGAGGCCGGCATCGACGCGCTCGCGCCGCAGGAGTGCCGCGCGGTGCGGGAGGCCGAGCAGGTGGAGTCCGCCCGCATCGTCGGGGTCGACCACGTCGAGTTCCTCGGGCTGCCCGACGGCGTCCTCGAGTACGGCGTCGCGCTGCGGGCCGCGATCGCGCGGTCCGTGCGGGCGTTCCGGCCCGACGTGGTGGTCACGGGCAACTTCCGCGACACCTGGGGCGGGCGCAACCTCAACCAGGCCGACCACATCGCCGTGGGCCGCGCCGTCCTCGACGCCGTGCGCGACGCCGGCAACCGCTGGGTCTTCGCCGACCAGCTCGGCGACCAGGTCGGCGACCAGGCGGGGGCCACCGGGTTGGAGCCGTGGGGCGGCGTCCGCGAGGTGTGGGCGTTCGGCTCGCCGCAGTCGACGCACGGCGTCGACACCACCGACACCTTCGACGCCGGGGTGGCCTCGCTCGAGGCCCACGGCGCCTACATCGAGGGCCTCGGGTGGGAGCACTTCGACGCCCGCGAGTTCCTCGAGGGCATGGGCCGCCAGACCGGGCAGCGGCTCGGTGTGGGCTTCGGGGCACCCTTCGAGGTGTTCCCGATGGGCTGGGGCGAGTAG
- a CDS encoding LCP family protein — protein MRTRPTGGARRARRERRRADGLPGTIGLTALGAFVPGSGYLFAGRRFLGVLVLGVWLASIGVLVWYFGRGVSAALDLAFDPTLVRVAAAALGAVLLVWAFIVYTSYRLVRPRERSRAHTVIGHVLVVALVLVGAAPVLRAAQYALVTADGVEDVFPDNVRSGTTPDNVSKDNPWAGQDYVNVLLLGGDGGDDRTGVRTDTVILVSIDTATGRTIMFSLPRNMMYAEFPEDSPLHDLYPDGYQTGLGDPGFDMLNAIYGQVPAAHPGVLGDSDNEGADALKLAVEGSLGIPVNYYLMVNLKGFQTIVDAMGGITVNINEPVAINGNTDAGIPPTDYLDPGPDQHLDGFDALWFARGRYGSDDYARMDRQRCTIDAIIEAADPTTMLTRYVDIVNAGKEIVLTDIPRRIAPDFVELLLKVKEGKTRSVVFRSSDQFSSADPDFDYVRETVANALNPPPRPAGAPKVRRAENPVDVCAYNPVSDEVPEDAAASD, from the coding sequence GTGCGCACGCGACCCACCGGCGGTGCGCGACGGGCCCGACGCGAGCGCCGCCGGGCCGACGGCCTGCCCGGCACCATCGGCCTCACGGCGCTCGGCGCGTTCGTGCCCGGCTCGGGCTACCTGTTCGCGGGGCGCCGCTTCCTCGGCGTCCTCGTGCTCGGGGTGTGGCTGGCCAGCATCGGCGTCCTGGTCTGGTACTTCGGTCGCGGCGTCTCCGCGGCCCTCGACCTCGCCTTCGACCCGACGCTGGTCCGCGTGGCGGCGGCCGCGCTCGGCGCGGTGCTCCTCGTCTGGGCGTTCATCGTCTACACGTCGTACCGGTTGGTGCGTCCCCGGGAGCGGTCGCGGGCCCACACGGTGATCGGCCACGTCCTGGTCGTGGCGCTGGTCCTCGTGGGCGCGGCCCCCGTGCTGCGCGCCGCGCAGTACGCGCTGGTCACCGCCGACGGCGTCGAGGACGTCTTCCCGGACAACGTCCGGAGCGGAACCACGCCCGACAACGTCTCGAAGGACAACCCGTGGGCGGGCCAGGACTACGTCAACGTGCTGCTCCTGGGCGGCGACGGCGGCGACGACCGCACCGGCGTGCGGACCGACACGGTGATCCTCGTCAGCATCGACACCGCCACCGGCCGGACGATCATGTTCAGCCTGCCGCGCAACATGATGTACGCCGAGTTCCCGGAGGACTCCCCGCTCCACGACCTCTACCCCGACGGCTACCAGACCGGCCTCGGTGACCCCGGCTTCGACATGCTCAACGCGATCTACGGGCAGGTGCCGGCCGCGCACCCCGGCGTCCTCGGCGACAGCGACAACGAGGGTGCCGACGCCCTCAAGCTGGCCGTCGAGGGCAGCCTCGGGATCCCGGTCAACTACTACCTGATGGTCAACCTCAAGGGCTTCCAGACGATCGTCGACGCCATGGGTGGCATCACCGTCAACATCAACGAGCCGGTCGCGATCAACGGCAACACCGACGCCGGCATCCCGCCGACCGACTACCTCGACCCCGGGCCCGACCAGCACCTCGACGGCTTCGACGCGCTCTGGTTCGCGCGCGGCCGGTACGGCTCCGACGACTACGCGCGGATGGACCGCCAGCGCTGCACGATCGACGCCATCATCGAGGCGGCCGACCCCACCACGATGCTGACCCGCTACGTCGACATCGTGAACGCCGGCAAGGAGATCGTCCTCACCGACATCCCGCGCAGGATCGCCCCCGACTTCGTCGAGCTGCTGCTCAAGGTGAAGGAGGGCAAGACCCGCTCGGTCGTCTTCCGGTCCTCCGACCAGTTCAGCTCGGCCGACCCGGACTTCGACTACGTGCGCGAGACCGTGGCCAACGCGCTGAACCCGCCGCCGCGGCCCGCCGGCGCCCCCAAGGTCAGGCGCGCGGAGAACCCCGTCGACGTCTGCGCCTACAACCCCGTCTCCGACGAGGTGCCCGAGGACGCCGCCGCGTCCGACTGA
- a CDS encoding MBL fold metallo-hydrolase — MLTEVADGVLVHQSELLRNNTVVVVGRDGVLLVDPGITSAEMRCLADDLRSAGLRVVAGFATHPDWDHALWHESLGDVPRHGTQRCAAAAREVRLQEDWAARAAEVLPPEVADDVPLHLYGLLTGLPPGCTELAWDGPRVRVVEHPAHSPGHAALVVEDSGVLVAGDMLSDVFVPMLDDFGPANDPVEEYLVGLRTLQDAAEHVDVVVPGHGSVGRGREVLARVELDRAYLHALREGRPPDDPRIGPDAEPGWAWVSDIHAGQASSVAAAR, encoded by the coding sequence GTGCTGACCGAGGTCGCCGACGGGGTGCTGGTGCACCAGAGCGAGCTGCTGCGCAACAACACCGTCGTGGTCGTCGGTCGCGACGGCGTGCTGCTGGTCGACCCAGGCATCACCAGCGCGGAGATGCGGTGTCTCGCCGACGACCTGCGGTCCGCGGGCCTGCGCGTGGTCGCCGGTTTCGCCACCCACCCCGACTGGGACCACGCGCTCTGGCACGAGTCCCTCGGCGACGTGCCCCGTCACGGCACGCAGCGCTGTGCGGCCGCCGCGCGGGAGGTGCGGCTCCAGGAGGACTGGGCGGCCCGCGCCGCGGAGGTGCTGCCTCCGGAGGTGGCCGACGACGTGCCGCTGCACCTCTACGGCCTGCTCACGGGTCTGCCGCCGGGCTGCACGGAGCTCGCGTGGGACGGCCCCCGGGTGCGCGTCGTCGAGCACCCGGCGCACTCGCCGGGGCACGCCGCCCTGGTCGTCGAGGACAGCGGCGTGCTCGTCGCCGGCGACATGCTCTCCGACGTGTTCGTCCCGATGCTCGACGACTTCGGGCCCGCCAACGACCCGGTCGAGGAGTACCTCGTCGGGCTGCGGACGCTGCAGGACGCCGCCGAGCACGTCGACGTCGTCGTGCCCGGCCACGGGTCCGTCGGTCGGGGACGGGAGGTGCTGGCCCGGGTCGAGCTGGACCGCGCCTACCTCCACGCCCTGCGCGAGGGTCGACCCCCGGACGACCCGCGGATCGGGCCGGACGCCGAGCCCGGCTGGGCGTGGGTGAGCGACATCCACGCCGGTCAGGCGAGCAGCGTCGCGGCGGCACGATAG
- a CDS encoding Hpt domain-containing protein: MGDELLPATPPMAGLDVERLDSLRDLDPGDTTYLDRAIGNFQVNSAEAVAVIRDAVEAEDVATVKARAHKIAGSALNLGVPRAGEAARAVELAADTGSVDPARPLLEELADAMAEGRVRLLAYQATYTA, from the coding sequence ATGGGCGACGAGCTGCTGCCCGCGACGCCGCCGATGGCCGGCCTGGACGTGGAGCGCCTGGACTCGCTGCGCGACCTCGACCCCGGCGACACGACCTACCTCGACCGGGCGATCGGCAACTTCCAGGTCAACTCCGCCGAGGCCGTCGCCGTGATCCGGGACGCCGTGGAGGCCGAGGACGTCGCGACGGTGAAGGCGCGCGCCCACAAGATCGCCGGCAGCGCGCTCAACCTCGGCGTCCCGCGGGCAGGCGAGGCCGCCCGGGCCGTCGAGCTCGCCGCCGACACCGGCAGCGTCGACCCGGCCCGACCGCTCCTGGAGGAGCTGGCCGACGCAATGGCCGAGGGCCGCGTCCGGCTGCTGGCCTACCAGGCGACCTACACCGCCTGA
- a CDS encoding serine/threonine-protein kinase: protein MIGDRYSLDREIGRGGMGAVWLGRDELLGRPVAIKRVGVMPGGSSPDLMRAEREARIAASLNHPNIVGIYDLAHDADQQYLVMEYVEGSTLAELVRERGPLPTREAARILSQAASALAAAHASQIVHRDVKPSNILVRSDGEVKLSDFGIARMTADPSLTQTGLVTGSPAYLAPEVASGTQATPASDVWSLGATLFHALSGAPPYDVGDNVLGALYQIVNEPPPRLPNPGEMAPVLLATMAHDPQRRWAMEDVARVLELLAHSDPDASPLPDPGPATPDVTALHRATPVGGTRALRPAPEPAAEPVPAPVEPPAPDRGVAPPARAARRRRPVLPLLVAALVVLLVGVIGALILTDDPQDEATPPGVATSSDPPSTAPSSEPTSATSSPSTAPSEEEIRTFVVGYLRTASKDPEAGFEMLTPKYQAESPEYDSFWGSVSNPRVDAFSADPETLVATYTYTYNLRGAGTKTEQVRLQLVQDDTGALLIDGAS, encoded by the coding sequence GTGATCGGCGACAGGTACTCGCTCGACCGGGAGATCGGTCGCGGCGGCATGGGAGCGGTCTGGCTGGGCCGCGACGAGCTCCTCGGGCGACCCGTGGCGATCAAGCGCGTCGGGGTGATGCCGGGCGGCTCGAGCCCCGACCTGATGCGCGCCGAGCGCGAGGCCCGCATCGCGGCGAGCCTCAACCACCCGAACATCGTCGGGATCTACGACCTCGCCCACGACGCCGACCAGCAGTACCTGGTCATGGAGTACGTCGAGGGCAGCACCCTGGCCGAGCTGGTCCGCGAGCGCGGACCGCTGCCGACGCGTGAGGCGGCGCGGATCCTGAGCCAGGCGGCGTCCGCGCTGGCAGCGGCGCACGCCAGCCAGATCGTGCACCGCGACGTGAAGCCGTCGAACATCCTGGTCCGCTCCGACGGCGAGGTGAAGCTGTCCGACTTCGGCATCGCCCGGATGACGGCGGACCCGTCGCTGACCCAGACCGGTCTGGTGACCGGCTCCCCCGCCTACCTGGCGCCCGAGGTGGCCTCGGGCACGCAGGCGACCCCCGCCAGCGACGTCTGGTCGCTCGGCGCCACGCTGTTCCACGCCCTGTCGGGCGCGCCGCCGTACGACGTCGGCGACAACGTCCTCGGGGCGCTCTACCAGATCGTCAACGAGCCGCCGCCGCGGCTGCCGAATCCCGGCGAGATGGCACCCGTGCTGCTCGCGACGATGGCGCACGACCCCCAGCGCCGGTGGGCGATGGAGGACGTCGCGCGCGTCCTGGAGCTGCTGGCCCACTCCGACCCCGACGCCTCCCCCCTTCCGGACCCCGGCCCCGCGACGCCCGACGTGACGGCCCTGCACCGCGCGACGCCGGTGGGCGGCACACGTGCCCTGCGCCCCGCACCCGAGCCGGCGGCCGAGCCGGTGCCGGCACCGGTCGAGCCACCGGCGCCGGACCGGGGCGTCGCGCCGCCGGCTCGCGCGGCCCGGCGCCGCCGTCCGGTGCTGCCGCTCCTGGTGGCCGCGCTCGTCGTGCTGCTCGTCGGTGTGATCGGCGCCCTGATCCTGACCGACGACCCGCAGGACGAGGCCACACCGCCCGGCGTGGCCACCTCGTCGGACCCGCCCTCGACGGCACCGTCGTCGGAGCCGACGAGCGCGACCTCGTCGCCGTCGACGGCGCCCTCCGAGGAGGAGATCCGCACCTTCGTGGTCGGCTACCTCCGCACCGCGAGCAAGGACCCCGAGGCCGGATTCGAGATGCTCACACCGAAGTACCAGGCCGAGAGCCCGGAGTACGACAGCTTCTGGGGCAGCGTCTCCAACCCGCGGGTCGATGCGTTCAGCGCGGACCCCGAGACCCTGGTCGCGACCTACACCTACACCTACAACCTGCGGGGCGCCGGCACGAAGACCGAGCAGGTGCGGCTCCAGCTCGTGCAGGACGACACCGGCGCGCTCCTCATCGACGGGGCGTCCTGA
- the tyrS gene encoding tyrosine--tRNA ligase, which yields MPVDPTLLDDLQWRGLLAHSTDPDALRAALGERSVRFYVGFDPTAPSLHMGHLVQVMTARRLQDGGHTPYLLVGGATGMIGDPRDSGERTLNTADTVGEWTARVRGQLEPFLSFAGDNAATMVNNLDWTDGLSVIDFLRDVGKHFPVNRMLARDTVKRRLESGISYTEFSYVLLQSLDFLTLHREHGVDLQFGGSDQWGNLTAGAELVRRTTGDTVHAFATPLMTKADGTKYGKTEGGALWLDPEMLSPYAFHQFWLNVEDEKVGELLRVFTFLSREEIEALESRHAEKPFLREAQKTLADAVTTFVHGAEETEQAKAAAGALFGGGDLTALSPATLAAALREAGVASVERGDGLPTVGDLFVSTGLVKSRSEARRTVTEGGAYLNNVRVDDAEATVTDADLLGGSWLVLRRGKKKFAGVEVR from the coding sequence GTGCCCGTCGACCCGACACTCCTCGACGACCTGCAGTGGCGTGGTCTCCTCGCCCACTCGACCGACCCCGACGCGTTGCGTGCGGCCCTCGGCGAGCGGAGCGTCCGGTTCTACGTGGGCTTCGACCCGACGGCACCCAGCCTGCACATGGGCCACCTCGTGCAGGTGATGACCGCACGCCGCCTGCAGGACGGCGGCCACACGCCGTACCTCCTGGTCGGGGGCGCCACCGGCATGATCGGCGACCCGCGCGACTCGGGGGAGCGCACGCTCAACACCGCCGACACCGTCGGGGAGTGGACCGCGCGGGTCCGGGGCCAGCTCGAGCCGTTCCTGTCCTTCGCCGGCGACAACGCCGCCACCATGGTCAACAACCTCGACTGGACCGACGGGCTCTCGGTCATCGACTTCCTCCGCGACGTCGGCAAGCACTTCCCGGTCAACCGGATGCTGGCGCGCGACACGGTGAAGCGCCGCCTCGAGTCCGGCATCAGCTACACCGAGTTCAGCTACGTGCTCCTGCAGTCGCTCGACTTCCTCACCCTGCACCGCGAGCACGGCGTCGACCTCCAGTTCGGCGGCTCCGACCAGTGGGGCAACCTGACCGCCGGCGCCGAGCTGGTCCGCCGCACGACCGGCGACACGGTGCACGCCTTCGCGACGCCGCTGATGACCAAGGCCGACGGCACCAAGTACGGCAAGACCGAGGGGGGCGCGCTCTGGCTCGACCCCGAGATGCTCTCGCCCTACGCCTTCCACCAGTTCTGGCTGAACGTCGAGGACGAGAAGGTCGGCGAGCTCCTGCGCGTCTTCACCTTCCTCAGCCGCGAGGAGATCGAGGCACTGGAGTCGCGGCACGCGGAGAAGCCGTTCCTGCGCGAGGCGCAGAAGACGCTCGCGGACGCCGTCACGACCTTCGTCCACGGAGCGGAGGAGACCGAGCAGGCCAAGGCCGCCGCGGGCGCCCTCTTCGGCGGGGGCGACCTGACCGCGCTGAGCCCCGCGACCCTGGCGGCCGCGCTCCGCGAGGCGGGGGTCGCCTCGGTCGAGCGGGGTGACGGACTTCCGACGGTGGGGGACCTCTTCGTCTCGACCGGTCTGGTCAAGAGCCGCAGCGAGGCCCGCCGCACGGTCACCGAGGGCGGTGCCTACCTCAACAACGTCCGGGTCGACGACGCCGAGGCGACCGTCACCGACGCCGACCTGCTCGGCGGGTCCTGGCTGGTGCTGCGCCGCGGCAAGAAGAAGTTCGCCGGGGTCGAGGTCCGCTGA
- a CDS encoding alpha-hydroxy acid oxidase, with translation MTDARWVSELEELARARLSPPLFAYLAQGARDGRTASRAVEAWRDVVLHPHVLRDVTEVDTSVELLGRRHPTPVGVAPSTLQRVVHPDGELAMARAVAASDGLVVVSSNAGTPFAEIGATGVTWWVQCYLPEDRSLAVPLLRRAVDAGASAVVLTADTPVVGTKYPGSPEADVIWDVVDPAVLRVNFDPGYESAPGAGKARDLGVRDMEWLGSLIGLPVVVKGVLRPDDADRVVEAGAAAVWVSNHGGRQLDRAPATAAVLPAVRAVVAGRAQVYVDGGVRDGLDVLTALALGADAVFLGRLPLYALVDGEPGVRRMLAEMTAQTTESMRLAGARDVGDTRDLTGP, from the coding sequence ATGACCGACGCGCGCTGGGTGTCCGAGCTCGAGGAGCTGGCCCGCGCGCGTCTGTCGCCGCCGTTGTTCGCCTACCTCGCCCAGGGCGCGCGCGACGGACGCACCGCCTCCCGGGCCGTCGAGGCCTGGCGCGACGTCGTCCTGCACCCGCACGTGCTGCGCGACGTCACCGAGGTCGACACCTCCGTCGAGCTCCTGGGGCGACGACACCCCACCCCGGTCGGGGTCGCGCCGTCGACGTTGCAGCGCGTCGTCCACCCCGACGGCGAGCTCGCGATGGCGCGCGCGGTCGCTGCCTCCGACGGCCTCGTGGTCGTCTCGAGCAACGCCGGGACGCCGTTCGCCGAGATCGGCGCGACCGGCGTCACGTGGTGGGTGCAGTGCTACCTGCCCGAGGACCGCTCCCTCGCCGTCCCGCTGCTGCGCCGGGCGGTCGACGCCGGAGCCTCGGCCGTCGTGCTGACCGCCGACACCCCGGTCGTCGGCACGAAGTACCCGGGCTCGCCGGAGGCCGACGTGATCTGGGACGTCGTCGACCCCGCCGTGCTGCGCGTCAACTTCGACCCCGGGTACGAGAGCGCCCCGGGGGCCGGCAAGGCGCGCGACCTCGGCGTCCGCGACATGGAGTGGCTCGGGTCGCTGATCGGGCTGCCCGTGGTGGTCAAGGGAGTGCTGCGCCCCGACGACGCCGACCGCGTCGTCGAGGCGGGAGCGGCCGCGGTGTGGGTGTCCAACCACGGGGGCCGCCAGCTCGACCGCGCGCCGGCCACCGCGGCGGTGCTGCCCGCGGTCCGTGCTGTCGTCGCGGGCCGGGCGCAGGTCTACGTCGACGGGGGAGTCCGCGACGGGCTCGACGTCCTCACCGCACTGGCCCTCGGGGCCGACGCCGTCTTCCTGGGCCGACTGCCCCTCTACGCCCTCGTGGACGGAGAGCCCGGGGTGCGCCGGATGCTGGCCGAGATGACGGCCCAGACCACCGAGTCGATGCGCCTCGCCGGGGCCCGCGACGTCGGCGACACGCGGGACCTGACCGGCCCCTGA
- a CDS encoding tetratricopeptide repeat protein has translation MAEDRRGPRGQGKPAGSDRRGARTDTGRGGQSRSGTGRGAPAAGGQRRDAWKRPADKQVERTVDQAVYDGPELPPGVTGAELDRAVGAQLKGLPEKLAARVARHLAAAGMLVDEDPETAYRHTLAAKARAPRLAVIREAVGEAAYAAGHYAEALAELRAAKRMNGATAYLPIMADCHRALGNPEQAIKLAKSPSVANFASPAKAEMTLVEAGARRDQGQLDAALRTLELAPLASKSRESWVVRLRYAYADTLVAAGREKDALAWFHRTHAIDADEITDAAARADDLERRIDDL, from the coding sequence GTGGCTGAGGACCGACGCGGACCGCGAGGCCAGGGCAAGCCCGCCGGCAGCGACCGGCGTGGTGCCCGCACGGACACCGGGCGAGGTGGCCAGTCCCGATCAGGGACCGGCCGCGGAGCGCCCGCCGCCGGCGGACAGCGCCGCGACGCGTGGAAGCGGCCCGCCGACAAGCAGGTCGAGCGCACCGTCGACCAGGCCGTCTACGACGGCCCCGAGCTCCCGCCCGGCGTCACCGGCGCCGAGCTGGACCGCGCCGTGGGCGCCCAGCTCAAGGGCCTGCCCGAGAAGCTCGCCGCTCGCGTCGCCCGTCACCTCGCCGCCGCCGGCATGCTGGTCGACGAGGACCCGGAGACCGCCTACCGGCACACCTTGGCCGCCAAGGCGCGCGCTCCCCGCCTCGCGGTGATCCGCGAGGCCGTGGGCGAGGCCGCCTACGCTGCCGGCCACTACGCCGAGGCACTCGCCGAGCTGCGGGCCGCCAAGCGGATGAACGGCGCCACCGCCTACCTCCCGATCATGGCCGACTGCCACCGCGCGCTCGGCAACCCCGAGCAGGCCATCAAGCTCGCGAAGAGCCCGTCGGTCGCGAACTTCGCGTCGCCGGCCAAGGCCGAGATGACGCTGGTCGAGGCGGGGGCCCGCCGGGACCAGGGCCAGCTGGACGCCGCCCTGCGCACGCTCGAGCTGGCACCGCTGGCGAGCAAGAGCCGTGAGTCGTGGGTCGTCCGACTCCGCTACGCCTACGCGGACACCCTCGTGGCCGCCGGCCGCGAGAAGGACGCGCTCGCCTGGTTCCACCGCACCCACGCGATCGACGCCGACGAGATCACCGACGCCGCCGCGCGGGCCGACGACCTCGAGCGTCGCATCGACGATCTCTGA
- a CDS encoding DUF3145 domain-containing protein, translating into MTARSTTRGVVFVHSAPSALCPHIEWAVGGVLGSAVNPSWSPQPAQSGSYRSELSWTGQAGSAAAIASALRGWNHLRFEVTEEPTSSTEGSRYSYTPDLGVFHAVVGLHGDIMIPEDRLKAAVVKAALGETTLEVAIDKLLGKPWDDELETFRHAGEGAPVRWLHQVV; encoded by the coding sequence GTGACCGCTCGTTCCACCACCCGCGGCGTCGTGTTCGTTCACTCGGCGCCCTCCGCGTTGTGTCCCCACATCGAGTGGGCCGTCGGCGGGGTGCTCGGCTCTGCCGTCAACCCCTCCTGGTCGCCCCAGCCCGCCCAGTCCGGCTCCTACCGCTCCGAGCTCTCCTGGACCGGTCAGGCCGGCTCCGCCGCGGCGATCGCCTCAGCCCTGCGCGGCTGGAACCACCTCCGGTTCGAGGTGACCGAGGAGCCGACGAGCTCCACCGAGGGCTCGCGCTACTCCTACACCCCCGACCTGGGCGTCTTCCACGCGGTCGTCGGGCTGCACGGCGACATCATGATCCCCGAGGACCGGCTGAAGGCCGCGGTCGTCAAGGCGGCGCTCGGCGAGACGACCCTCGAGGTCGCGATCGACAAGCTCCTCGGCAAGCCCTGGGACGACGAGCTCGAGACCTTCCGCCACGCCGGCGAGGGCGCTCCGGTCCGCTGGCTGCACCAGGTGGTCTGA